The Amblyomma americanum isolate KBUSLIRL-KWMA chromosome 3, ASM5285725v1, whole genome shotgun sequence genome window below encodes:
- the LOC144123838 gene encoding uncharacterized protein LOC144123838, with protein sequence MSDDEGSGTASNTKEKREKLFDKAPTTVKEVGSFLVKLNSKLEALGSNLNHELGTLRGSVEFMNESFEEFKKELAEARREISELKEEQKYLKHENSELSKQLQRTRAELTELQQYSRRNNLELKGIPTTDSESLTGIASALATKVGAEITVNDIDLVHRVPTKDRNKSNIIVKFRSSDARDKLLESAKKTRLITSDLGISGSTSVFVNEHLCPEYKVLLARAIAAKKLHNWKYAWVSRGRILARKADNSDVIRISTEADLGLIV encoded by the coding sequence ATGAGTGATGATGAAGGGTCCGGTACCGCGTCTAAcacgaaagaaaagagagaaaagctaTTCGACAAGGCTCCAACTACTGTGAAAGAAGTTGGAAGTTTTCTTGTGAAGCTTAACAGCAAGTTGGAAGCCTTGGGAAGTAACCTGAACCATGAGCTTGGCACCCTGCGGGGATCAGTCGAATTTATGAATGAAAGTTTTGAAGAATTTAAGAAAGAACTGGCCGAGGCTCGTCGGGAGATAAGCGAGCTTAAGGAAGAGCAGAAGTATCTAAAGCATGAAAACAGTGAACTTTCTAAACAGCTGCAGCGTACTAGAGCAGAGCTAACTGAACTTCAGCAGTACAGTCGCAGAAATAACCTTGAGTTAAAAGGCATCCCTACTACTGACAGCGAGTCACTGACAGGCATTGCCTCCGCTCTTGCCACGAAGGTGGGAGCGGAAATAACGGTGAACGATATTGACCTCGTGCATCGAGTGCCAACAAAAGACAGGAACAAATCGAATATCATCGTTAAGTTCAGGTCAAGTGATGCCCGTGATAAACTGCTCGAATCGGCAAAAAAAACTCGGTTAATCACATCGGACCTTGGCATTTCTGGATCAACATCCGTGTTCGTAAACGAACATCTTTGCCCAGAGTATAAAGTGTTGCTTGCTAGGGCTATAGCGGCGAAGAAACTTCACAACTGGAAGTATGCATGGGTATCTCGTGGCCGGATCTTGGCGCGAAAAGCAGACAACTCGGACGTGATCCGAATTTCTACAGAGGCCGACCTCGGCCTTATAGTCTAG